The DNA sequence GCGTCAGAGCCGATAGTTAAGCGAAGTAAAGCCCGAACTAAAGAGATCTTACTTTTATATTATTTCTTAGTTAAGAAATCGAAAATTTTAGTAAAATCTTTTCCAGAAAGATTTTCATTCACACTGAAATGATCGGCCGTAGCTAACTCTAAATACGAAGAATTTTCAATTTTAGCATGTAAAGAAAGCGCCATATTAATTGGCGTCATGTTATCAAGTCTCGCAGCAACAATCAAGGTTGGTAAATTTATACTAGCGGCTTTAGAAATATTCTCGAATTTATCGATAATAAGAAATTCCGGGATAAGTTGCGTATATTTATATTTAGCTACTTCATAGATCGAAGTATATGGAGTTACCAAAATCAAATGAGATGATATATTTCTTAAAGTCAGCTCAATTGCTACCCCACTGCCTAACGAACGACCCCATAAAATTGTTTTATTAGGCGGAAAATTGTATTTTGCTTGAACATACCGAATAATTTTTTCTGAGTCATCATACAGATTATTTTCAGAAGGAGAATACTTCTTAGAGAGACCAAATCCAGCATATTCAACAAAAAGTCCGGAATAGCCTTGTTCATAAAAATGCTTAAAGAATCTTGCCTCTCCATACATGGTTCCACCCTGCCCATGAAGCATCACTACTAATCC is a window from the Leptospira venezuelensis genome containing:
- a CDS encoding alpha/beta hydrolase — encoded protein: YLFRSVLYYGKSEKIDPKLIPGELITISNSNRDVNAHLLKGKDLSSKGLVVMLHGQGGTMYGEARFFKHFYEQGYSGLFVEYAGFGLSKKYSPSENNLYDDSEKIIRYVQAKYNFPPNKTILWGRSLGSGVAIELTLRNISSHLILVTPYTSIYEVAKYKYTQLIPEFLIIDKFENISKAASINLPTLIVAARLDNMTPINMALSLHAKIENSSYLELATADHFSVNENLSGKDFTKIFDFLTKK